The following proteins are encoded in a genomic region of Gouania willdenowi unplaced genomic scaffold, fGouWil2.1 scaffold_332_arrow_ctg1, whole genome shotgun sequence:
- the LOC114459657 gene encoding mitochondrial ubiquitin ligase activator of nfkb 1-A-like has protein sequence MAVFAVTSSEVFYMGASLALSGICYYMYRKKRTNVEQLHRAPHPPIDKNLKTLMKATPGESLQYAAIEGKVKSVGEPLRSQFNNNTLGVLRRLILYISRHQQIILSHSWKDNRPVIHERPSMVPFVLVGSDKTIVRVQDPLQASGDYMEKIHHRFYDLDDIIKYNINGVKPTRVLEMEKMLKVGTSLTGVGELIMETDGTLSLRPPTNGAQYLLSRGDLSSVKQRALSSTVWWRFGFGVCALAGGAGLSRMGFHYCRHLNAVWR, from the exons ATGGCTGTGTTTGCTGTGACTTCTTCAGAAGTTTTCTATATGGGAGCCAGTTTGGCCCTGTCAGGAATCTGTTATTACATGTACAGGAAAAAACGTACCAATGTTGAACAACTTCAT AGAGCCCCACACCCCCCTATAGATAAAAATCTCAAAACACTTATGAAGGCTACTCCAGGAGAAAGTCTCCAATACGCTGCCATTGAAG GTAAAGTGAAGTCAGTCGGTGAACCTTTGAGGAGCCAAttcaacaacaacacattaggTGTGTTGAggagattaatattgtatatttccaGGCACCAGCAGATCATCCTGTCACACTCATG GAAAGACAATAGGCCAGTTATCCATGAAAGACCCTCCATGGTACCATTTGTGTTGGTGGGCTCAGATAAAACCATAGTCAGGGTCCAGGACCCTCTCCAAGCCTCTGGAGATTACATGGAGAAAATTCACCACAGGTTCTACGACCTTGATgacatcataaaatacaacatcaaCGGGGTAAAGCCTACACGTGTACTGGAGATGGAGAAAATGCTCAAG GTTGGCACCTCCCTCACAGGCGTTGGAGAGTTAATAATGGAAACAGATGGAACTCTGAGCCTACGACCTCCTACCAATGGAGCCCAGTACCTCCTCAGCCGTGGAGATTTGTCCTCTGTGAAGCAGAGAGCTTTGTCTTCCACTGTTTGGTGGAGGTTTGGCTTTGGTGTCTGTGCTCTAGCAGGGGGGGCGGGGCTTTCCCGGATGGGTTTTCACTACTGCCGCCATTTGAACGCTGTCTGGAGATAG